Proteins from a genomic interval of Kitasatospora herbaricolor:
- a CDS encoding ABC transporter permease — translation MTKHRLFWPAAILAALLLANVAFTPDFFAVRIKDGHLYGSLIDILHFGAPLILVALGMTLVIATGGIDLSVGSTVAIAGALACLYISRSAEPGSTGTVLTAVGLALLVALVLGGVNGFLVSKVGVQPIIATLILMVAGRGVAQLVTDGQIITVTSDPFQLIGGGYWLTVPFAVVLAAVMVLLTALLTRSTALGMLLESVGGNPVASRLVGIRAQRLIALVYVFSAVCAAVAGLMISSNVSAADGNNAGLWIELDAILAVVIGGTSLVGGRFSLGGTVLGALVIQTLATTIYTIGVPPETTLVFKAVVVIVVCLVQSPKFRAKLANRRRSGAGRGSRSESAAPANLEVGR, via the coding sequence ATGACCAAGCACCGCCTGTTCTGGCCGGCCGCGATCCTCGCGGCCCTGCTGCTGGCCAACGTGGCCTTCACCCCGGACTTCTTCGCGGTCCGGATCAAGGACGGCCACCTCTACGGCAGCCTGATCGACATCCTGCACTTCGGGGCGCCGCTGATCCTCGTCGCGCTCGGCATGACGCTGGTCATCGCCACCGGGGGGATCGACCTCTCGGTGGGCTCGACCGTCGCCATCGCGGGTGCCCTGGCCTGCCTGTACATCAGCCGGTCCGCCGAACCCGGCAGCACCGGCACCGTGCTGACCGCCGTGGGCCTGGCCCTGCTGGTCGCGCTGGTGCTGGGCGGCGTCAACGGCTTCCTGGTCTCCAAGGTGGGAGTGCAGCCGATCATCGCGACGCTGATCCTGATGGTGGCGGGCCGGGGCGTCGCCCAGCTCGTCACCGACGGACAGATCATCACCGTCACCAGCGACCCGTTCCAGCTGATCGGCGGCGGCTACTGGCTCACCGTGCCGTTCGCCGTCGTGCTGGCGGCGGTCATGGTGCTGCTGACCGCGCTGCTCACCCGGTCGACGGCGCTGGGCATGCTGCTGGAGTCGGTCGGCGGCAATCCGGTCGCCAGCCGCCTGGTCGGCATCCGGGCGCAGCGCCTGATCGCTCTGGTGTACGTGTTCAGCGCGGTGTGCGCCGCGGTGGCGGGCCTGATGATCAGCTCCAACGTCTCCGCCGCGGACGGCAACAACGCCGGTCTGTGGATCGAGCTGGACGCCATCCTCGCGGTGGTGATCGGCGGCACCTCGCTGGTCGGCGGCCGGTTCTCGCTCGGCGGGACGGTGCTGGGCGCGCTGGTCATCCAGACCCTGGCCACCACCATCTACACCATCGGCGTCCCGCCGGAGACCACGCTGGTCTTCAAGGCGGTCGTCGTGATCGTCGTCTGTCTGGTCCAATCCCCCAAGTTCCGCGCCAAGTTGGCCAACCGGCGGCGGTCCGGGGCCGGGCGCGGCAGCCGGTCCGAATCCGCCGCACCCGCCAACCTGGAGGTGGGCCGATGA
- a CDS encoding sugar ABC transporter ATP-binding protein: MLRQPVLEVHGIRKEFPGVLALDGVDFRLFPGEVHALMGENGAGKSTLIKVLTGVHESDGGRVLLAGRPTTITGPSQAQQAGVSTVYQEVNLCPNLSVAENILIGREPRRLGLIHWAEVRRRAARAVAALDLDLDVSMPLADCSIAVQQLVAIARAVDIDAKVLILDEPTSSLDRDEVAQLFAVMRRLRERGVAILFVSHFLDQIYEICDRMTVLRNGRLEGEYLTSELSQRQLVARMIGAELQGLEGLSDTARKQPADLGGAGPFLRATGLARRGAVEPYDLTVRPGEVVGLAGLLGSGRTEAARLLFGADQADAGTVRVDGEETVLRNPRTAIGHGIAFCSENRKTEGLIGDLTVRENIVLALQAARGWTRPLGRSIQDELAIRWVRALDIRPNNPEALVRNLSGGNQQKVLLARWLITDPRLLILDEPTRGIDIGAKAEIQKLVAKLAGEGMAVLFISAELEEVLRLSHKVGVLRDHRMVAQLRNDGGLTPELIMETIASGAQG; this comes from the coding sequence ATGCTCCGGCAACCGGTCCTGGAAGTACACGGGATCCGCAAGGAGTTCCCGGGCGTGCTGGCACTGGACGGGGTCGACTTCCGGCTCTTCCCCGGCGAGGTGCACGCGCTGATGGGTGAGAACGGCGCGGGCAAGTCGACCCTGATCAAGGTGCTCACCGGGGTCCACGAGTCGGACGGCGGCCGGGTGCTGCTGGCGGGCCGGCCGACCACGATCACCGGCCCGTCGCAGGCCCAGCAGGCCGGTGTCTCGACGGTCTACCAGGAGGTGAACCTCTGCCCGAACCTGTCGGTGGCGGAGAACATCCTGATCGGCCGCGAACCGCGCCGGCTGGGCCTGATCCACTGGGCGGAGGTGCGGCGCCGCGCGGCCCGGGCGGTGGCGGCGCTCGACCTCGACCTGGACGTCTCGATGCCGCTCGCCGACTGCTCCATCGCCGTCCAGCAACTGGTGGCGATCGCCCGCGCGGTGGACATCGACGCCAAGGTGCTGATCCTGGACGAGCCGACGTCCAGTCTCGACCGCGACGAGGTGGCGCAACTGTTCGCCGTGATGCGGCGGTTGCGCGAGCGGGGCGTCGCGATCCTGTTCGTCTCGCACTTCCTCGACCAGATCTACGAGATCTGCGACCGGATGACCGTCCTGCGGAACGGCCGGCTGGAGGGGGAGTACCTCACCTCCGAGCTGAGCCAGCGCCAGCTCGTCGCGCGGATGATCGGCGCCGAACTCCAGGGCCTGGAAGGCCTGTCGGACACCGCCCGCAAGCAGCCGGCCGATTTGGGGGGCGCCGGGCCCTTCCTGCGCGCCACCGGCCTCGCCCGCCGGGGCGCCGTGGAGCCCTACGATCTCACCGTCCGCCCCGGCGAGGTGGTCGGCCTCGCCGGCCTGCTCGGGTCGGGGCGCACCGAGGCCGCCCGGCTGCTGTTCGGCGCCGACCAGGCCGACGCCGGGACGGTCCGGGTCGACGGCGAGGAGACCGTGCTGCGCAACCCGCGCACCGCGATCGGCCACGGCATCGCCTTCTGCTCCGAGAACCGCAAGACCGAGGGCCTGATCGGCGATCTGACGGTGCGTGAGAACATCGTGCTCGCCCTCCAGGCCGCCCGCGGCTGGACCAGGCCGCTGGGCCGGAGCATCCAGGACGAACTCGCGATCCGCTGGGTCCGGGCCCTGGACATCCGCCCGAACAACCCCGAGGCGCTGGTCCGCAACCTCTCCGGCGGCAACCAGCAGAAGGTGCTCCTCGCCCGCTGGCTGATCACCGACCCCCGGCTCCTCATACTCGACGAGCCCACCCGGGGCATCGACATCGGCGCCAAGGCCGAGATCCAGAAGCTGGTGGCGAAGCTCGCCGGCGAGGGCATGGCGGTGCTCTTCATCTCCGCCGAACTGGAGGAGGTGCTGCGCCTCAGCCACAAGGTCGGTGTCCTGCGCGACCACCGGATGGTCGCCCAACTGCGCAACGACGGCGGCCTCACCCCGGAGCTGATCATGGAGACCATCGCGAGCGGAGCACAGGGATGA
- a CDS encoding ABC transporter substrate-binding protein, giving the protein MFKRAAAALAAGAMAVVLSACSSGGAAADGAAGGGSDKITIGFSQVGAESGWRTANTKSVQDAAKKAGVTLKFSDAQQKQENQIKAIRSFIQQKVDIIAFSPVVESGWDTVLKEAKAAKIPVILTDRAVDSQDESLYVSFLGSDFVEEGKRAADWLVKEYQGKADPVNIVQLEGTTGSAPANDRKSGFADVIKGDPKFKVLASQTGDFTRAKGKEVMQAFLKSQPKIDVLYAHNDDMALGAIQAIEEAGKQPGKDIRIISIDGVKDAFTAMSQGKINVVVECNPLLGDQLMELAKKVKKGESVERRIKTEEGVFTQDQAAAALPTRQY; this is encoded by the coding sequence ATGTTCAAGAGAGCTGCGGCGGCCCTGGCGGCCGGCGCGATGGCCGTGGTCCTCAGTGCCTGTTCGAGCGGTGGCGCCGCCGCCGACGGTGCGGCGGGCGGCGGGTCGGACAAGATCACCATCGGGTTCTCCCAGGTGGGCGCCGAGAGCGGCTGGCGCACGGCGAACACCAAGTCGGTACAGGACGCGGCGAAGAAGGCCGGCGTCACCCTGAAGTTCTCCGACGCCCAGCAGAAGCAGGAGAACCAGATCAAGGCGATCCGCTCGTTCATCCAGCAGAAGGTCGACATCATCGCCTTCTCGCCGGTGGTCGAGTCGGGCTGGGACACCGTCCTGAAGGAGGCCAAGGCCGCGAAGATCCCGGTGATCCTCACCGACCGCGCGGTCGACTCCCAGGACGAGTCGCTCTATGTCTCCTTCCTGGGTTCGGACTTCGTCGAGGAGGGCAAGCGGGCCGCCGACTGGCTGGTGAAGGAGTACCAGGGCAAGGCCGATCCGGTGAACATCGTCCAGTTGGAGGGCACCACCGGCTCCGCGCCGGCGAACGACCGCAAGTCCGGCTTCGCCGACGTCATCAAGGGCGACCCGAAGTTCAAGGTCCTCGCCTCGCAGACCGGTGACTTCACCCGGGCCAAGGGCAAGGAGGTCATGCAGGCCTTCCTGAAGTCCCAGCCGAAGATCGACGTCCTCTACGCGCACAACGACGACATGGCGCTCGGCGCGATCCAGGCGATCGAGGAGGCCGGCAAGCAGCCCGGCAAGGACATCAGGATCATCTCGATCGACGGGGTCAAGGACGCCTTCACCGCGATGAGCCAGGGCAAGATCAACGTCGTCGTCGAGTGCAACCCGCTCCTCGGCGACCAGCTGATGGAGCTGGCGAAGAAGGTCAAGAAGGGCGAGAGCGTCGAGCGCCGGATCAAGACCGAGGAGGGTGTCTTCACCCAGGACCAGGCCGCCGCCGCCCTGCCGACCCGCCAGTACTGA
- a CDS encoding LacI family DNA-binding transcriptional regulator, which produces MADVAKVAGVSHQTVSRVLNRAPHVRPGTRDKVLAAIRELDYRPNPAARALVTRRSQLLGVVSFGGTLYGPALMLDSIEQAARDAGYFVSVATLRSLDARSVQDAADRLRDQGVEGIVVIAPQLMAVRAISTLSSAVPVVSVCSAARSRMPIVAVDNRAGAAAATRHLLDLGHRTVQHVAGPRDWLESAFRSDGWRGELEAAGAPVPQPWTGDWSARSGYEAGRRIAEDPQVTAVFCANDQMALGLLRAMHEAGRRVPEDVSVVGFDDIPEGAYLTPPLTTVRQGFAELGRRALALLVAELDGASRPHTQVLVPPELVVRRSTGPAARP; this is translated from the coding sequence ATGGCGGACGTGGCCAAGGTGGCAGGGGTGTCGCACCAGACGGTCTCGCGGGTCCTGAACCGCGCCCCCCACGTCCGGCCGGGCACCCGTGACAAGGTCCTGGCGGCCATCCGCGAGCTCGACTACCGGCCCAACCCGGCCGCCCGCGCCCTGGTCACCCGCCGGTCGCAGCTGCTGGGGGTGGTCAGCTTCGGCGGCACGCTCTACGGCCCGGCCCTGATGCTCGACAGCATCGAGCAGGCGGCCCGCGACGCCGGGTACTTCGTCAGCGTCGCCACCCTGCGATCGCTGGACGCCCGCTCGGTCCAGGACGCGGCCGACCGGCTGCGCGACCAGGGCGTCGAGGGGATCGTGGTGATCGCGCCGCAGCTGATGGCGGTGCGGGCGATCTCCACGCTGTCGAGCGCGGTGCCGGTGGTGTCGGTCTGTTCGGCGGCCCGGTCCAGGATGCCGATCGTGGCGGTGGACAACCGGGCGGGAGCGGCCGCGGCCACCCGTCACCTGCTGGACCTCGGGCACCGGACCGTCCAGCACGTCGCCGGCCCGCGGGACTGGCTGGAGAGCGCCTTCAGGAGCGACGGGTGGCGTGGGGAGCTGGAGGCGGCCGGGGCGCCCGTCCCGCAACCGTGGACCGGCGACTGGAGCGCCCGGTCCGGCTACGAGGCCGGACGGCGGATCGCCGAGGACCCGCAGGTCACCGCAGTGTTCTGCGCCAACGACCAGATGGCCCTCGGCCTGCTCCGCGCCATGCACGAGGCCGGTCGCCGGGTGCCCGAGGACGTCAGCGTGGTCGGCTTCGACGACATCCCGGAGGGCGCGTACCTCACGCCGCCGCTGACCACCGTCCGGCAGGGCTTCGCGGAGCTGGGCCGGCGCGCCCTGGCCCTGCTGGTGGCGGAGCTGGACGGTGCGTCGCGTCCGCACACCCAGGTGCTGGTGCCGCCCGAGCTGGTGGTGCGCCGGAGCACCGGCCCGGCTGCTCGTCCCTGA